One genomic window of Octopus bimaculoides isolate UCB-OBI-ISO-001 chromosome 2, ASM119413v2, whole genome shotgun sequence includes the following:
- the LOC106881487 gene encoding SAM and SH3 domain-containing protein 1 isoform X1, with the protein MCCIFPRRLSKEKDLVESKKKTTALGKLFRNMGLRKSGRNKFSYKQHQGDPNAYEITMNDDDRIALMVMVKEGKITTEHALEVVKRFEDHRRLTGEGDEQINDQIYGSRESPLLTQASVQTRGRRQHRPEITKPTKSSSDLYSGSSPRCEICRSQSQDVDDRMRWPDNRGSSDYQCTEHRRVHSIGHMEFHQSQSPEFMRSISCSPTRGGSSHTDSTKSTSVGGSPSHSRLYSPVLYLTGGNKASDEQLLISLSPAAEGKDDDALKKNSSGVSKSASGTSLDSDLSAGCTSHGPLPNEIAATRNGDIANCSNSTMSASSETSPAGGRKPESLPARMRNFARSNSYSTGDDGMSSDYDDHDETNMRLSQSCPRGMITQRSLSVNDRNKDLRNDLKKKLLRSKEPNYRSRQMNQDVSDVHAVTGSPEIFNRCKYQVTISQNSIASTVDGMPLYSGPFLGQARVHTDYDPEPQEKDALVLRKGDIIQVMSMIQPGIWKGMLRQKVGNFRFSHVEMISDDTPRGQRKERIHRRRNSQRSKPRNVEELMQRIGLEHLTSIFLLNGYDKLETFVDIDEDDLSELNIRDTEQRAKLLTAAELLVDCNSPDILDVPAKCDSNTPADTPSSLSPPTLFNTEPPPPMPIQPMSRDSGFYASSDNSLHKGQQSARPSDEDIHKKKMLGQSATDNSISEADVTNKDESQPQKSIACQTAGQTEPSTNYEISDLELSAEDREVCEITDGFAQKEIRASPKKATPLTRVQRCSSAQQSAQESIANGYISHSSSFCNMTAECSHVSPMLHHLSKKHEQHGPINVAIVDCKTPIRSCGSEGSDGTQSDLSDISPHRNSKPVSLRKSASKLCSAKTNGSLVMMDRVVSPSYHIILSDSLSSSPMVKRDVSTQMDPFRKKGNSVNENHLRTQKLIYGSKPPMFLEGDNIPNQIYFPGTLGRTIEGSYYGSKDSPNRTIPRPPKPPSRSLIPLVKAKLSDEKIDLSLEPYSDKNGYCGIPPLLVQRYAEELRHDVWGIAAVMEQVRISQLQSYGREGMTSESLAKACLSSCDLKISSLRDFLISIGLPMYGEHLIKMGFSSMERLLSMTDNDVQRVVHDTRHIKRLMHALEWVRSRLASPTRKTKIASVKDQV; encoded by the exons GACCAGATTTATGGAAGTCGAGAGTCCCCATTGTTAACCCAAGCTAGTGTCCAGACAAGAGGTCGAAGACAACACAGACCTGAAATCACAAAACCCACCAAGTCTTCATCAGATCTATACTCAG GTTCATCACCTCGTTGTGAGATATGCCGTTCTCAGTCTCAAGATGTAGATGATCGCATGCGTTGGCCAGACAATCGGGGATCATCCGATTACCAATGTACTGAACACCGGAGAGTCCATAGTATAGGCCATATGGAATTCCACCAGTCACAATCTCCAGAATTCATGAGGTCTATATCATGCTCTCCAACACGTGGTGGCAGTAGCCATACAGACAGCACAAAATCAACTTCTGTGGGAGGGTCACCGTCACATAGCCGTCTATACTCTCCGGTACTTTATTTAACAGGAGGCAACAAAGCCTCTGATGAACAGCTTCTAATCTCGCTCTCTCCAGCAGCCGAGGGGAAAGATGATGATGCATTAAAGAAAAACAGTAGTGGGGTTAGTAAAAGTGCATCGGGTACTTCTTTAGACTCTGATCTGTCAGCCGGGTGTACGTCACATGGACCGTTACCCAATGAAATCGCAGCAACTCGAAATGGGGACATTGCAAATTGCAGCAATTCAACAATGTCTGCAAGTTCCGAAACCTCTCCAGCCGGTGGACGTAAACCAGAATCTTTACCGGCAAGAATGAGGAACTTTGCT AGAAGCAATAGTTACAGTACAGGTGATGATGGTATGTCATCTGACTACGACGATCATGATGAAACAAATATG AGACTAAGTCAGAGTTGTCCACGAGGAATGATCACACAACGGTCATTGAGtgttaatgacagaaacaaagatTTGAGGAATGACCTGAAAAAGAAACTGCTACGTTCTAAGGAGCCAAATTACAGGTCACGGCAG ATGAACCAAGATGTATCCGATGTCCATGCTGTAACAGGAAGCCCAGAAATATTTAATAGGT GCAAATACCAAGTGACAATTTCCCAGAATTCCATAGCCTCTACTGTAGATGGCATGCCTCTCTACTCTGGCCCATTTTTAGGGCAGGCTAGGGTACATACTGACTATGACCCTGAGCCACAGGAGAAAGATGCTTTAGTATTAAGG AAAGGTGACATTATCCAAGTGATGAGTATGATTCAGCCAGGAATCTGGAAAGGTATGTTGAGACAAAAAGTTGGTAACTTCCGGTTTTCACATGTTGAAATGATTAGTGATGACACTCCGCGTGGCCAACGCAAGGAGAGAATTCATCGAAGAAGGAACTCACAGCGGTCGAAACCACGTAATGTTGAGGAACTGATGCAGCGCATTGGTTTAGAG CATTTAACGAGTATTTTCTTGTTGAATGGATACGACAAACTGGAAACGTTTGTTGATATCGATGAAGATGACCTCAGCGAGTTGAATATTCGTGATACAGAACAACGTGCCAAACTTTTGACTGCAGCGGAGCTCCTTGTCGATTGTAATT cCCCTGATATTCTTGATGTCCCAGCTAAATGTGACAGCAACACTCCAGCTGACACCCCCTCTAGTCTGTCACCCCCAACCTTATTTAACACTGAACCACCCCCTCCAATGCCCATTCAGCCCATGAGTAGGGACTCAGGCTTCTATGCTAGTAGTGACAATTCACTCCACAAAGGTCAGCAATCTGCTCGTCCTTCTGATGAAGATATTCATAAGAAGAAAATGTTGGGTCAGTCTGCTACTGACAACAGTATATCGGAGGCAGATGTAACAAACAAAGATGAAAGCCAGCCGCAGAAAAGCATTGCTTGTCAAACGGCTGGACAGACAGAACCCAGTACCAACTATGAAATCAGTGATCTCGAATTATCTGCCGAGGACCGAGAGGTATGTGAAATTACAGATGGATTTGCTCAGAAAGAGATCCGGGCTTCTCCAAAGAAAGCTACACCTCTCACTAGAGTCCAGCGCTGTTCAAGTGCCCAGCAGTCTGCACAGGAAAGTATTGCCAATGGATATATCTCACATTCCAGTTCTTTCTGTAACATGACAGCAGAATGCAGCCATGTCAGCCCAATGTTACATCATCTTAGTAAGAAGCATGAGCAGCATGGCCCGATCAATGTGGCTATTGTTGACTGCAAGACGCCGATACGCAGTTGTGGATCGGAGGGATCAGATGGAACGCAGAGTGACCTCTCTGACATTTCGCCCCACAGGAACTCAAAACCTGTTTCACTGAGAAAATCAGCCAGCAAACTATGTTCTGCTAAGACAAATGGAAGTTTGGTGATGATGGATAGAGTGGTATCTCCATCCTATCACATCATACTTTCAGATTCTTTGTCTTCATCCCCAATGGTTAAAAGGGATGTGAGCACACAAATGGACCCTTTCCGTAAAAAAGGCAACAGTGTTAATGAGAACCATCTGAGGACACAAAAGCTGATTTATGGAAGTAAACCACCAATGTTTCTCGAAGGAGATAACATCCCCAATCAAATATATTTCCCTGGAACTTTGGGAAGAACTATTGAAGGAAGTTATTATGGCAGCAAAGATTCCCCCAACCGTACTATTCCACGGCCACCGAAACCCCCCAGTCGATCTTTAATTCCACTAGTGAAGGCCAAGTTATCTGATGAGAAGATTGATCTTTCCTTAGAGCCTTACAGTGACAAG AATGGTTACTGTGGCATCCCGCCACTGTTGGTGCAACGCTATGCTGAGGAACTGAGACATGATGTTTGGGGAATTGCTGCTGTCATGGAGCAAGTGAGAATTTCTCAACTCCAGTCATATGGAAGGGAAGGA atgACCAGTGAATCATTGGCCAAAGCCTGCCTATCATCATGTGACCTGAAAATATCCTCATTGAGAGATTTTTTGATCTCCATTGGTCTGCCAATGTATGGTGAACATCTCATCAAGATGGGATTCTCTTCAATGGAACGCTTGTTGTCCATGACAGATAATGATGTCCAGCGGGTAGTACATGACACTCGGCATATCAAACGACTGATGCATGCATTGGAGTGGGTTCGATCACGCTTGGCATCCCCAACGAGAAAAACTAAGATTGCTTCCGTGAAAGACCAAGTATAG
- the LOC106881487 gene encoding SAM and SH3 domain-containing protein 1 isoform X2, translating into MCCIFPRRLSKEKDLVESKKKTTALGKLFRNMGLRKSGRNKFSYKQHQGDPNAYEITMNDDDRIALMVMVKEGKITTEHALEVDQIYGSRESPLLTQASVQTRGRRQHRPEITKPTKSSSDLYSGSSPRCEICRSQSQDVDDRMRWPDNRGSSDYQCTEHRRVHSIGHMEFHQSQSPEFMRSISCSPTRGGSSHTDSTKSTSVGGSPSHSRLYSPVLYLTGGNKASDEQLLISLSPAAEGKDDDALKKNSSGVSKSASGTSLDSDLSAGCTSHGPLPNEIAATRNGDIANCSNSTMSASSETSPAGGRKPESLPARMRNFARSNSYSTGDDGMSSDYDDHDETNMRLSQSCPRGMITQRSLSVNDRNKDLRNDLKKKLLRSKEPNYRSRQMNQDVSDVHAVTGSPEIFNRCKYQVTISQNSIASTVDGMPLYSGPFLGQARVHTDYDPEPQEKDALVLRKGDIIQVMSMIQPGIWKGMLRQKVGNFRFSHVEMISDDTPRGQRKERIHRRRNSQRSKPRNVEELMQRIGLEHLTSIFLLNGYDKLETFVDIDEDDLSELNIRDTEQRAKLLTAAELLVDCNSPDILDVPAKCDSNTPADTPSSLSPPTLFNTEPPPPMPIQPMSRDSGFYASSDNSLHKGQQSARPSDEDIHKKKMLGQSATDNSISEADVTNKDESQPQKSIACQTAGQTEPSTNYEISDLELSAEDREVCEITDGFAQKEIRASPKKATPLTRVQRCSSAQQSAQESIANGYISHSSSFCNMTAECSHVSPMLHHLSKKHEQHGPINVAIVDCKTPIRSCGSEGSDGTQSDLSDISPHRNSKPVSLRKSASKLCSAKTNGSLVMMDRVVSPSYHIILSDSLSSSPMVKRDVSTQMDPFRKKGNSVNENHLRTQKLIYGSKPPMFLEGDNIPNQIYFPGTLGRTIEGSYYGSKDSPNRTIPRPPKPPSRSLIPLVKAKLSDEKIDLSLEPYSDKNGYCGIPPLLVQRYAEELRHDVWGIAAVMEQVRISQLQSYGREGMTSESLAKACLSSCDLKISSLRDFLISIGLPMYGEHLIKMGFSSMERLLSMTDNDVQRVVHDTRHIKRLMHALEWVRSRLASPTRKTKIASVKDQV; encoded by the exons GACCAGATTTATGGAAGTCGAGAGTCCCCATTGTTAACCCAAGCTAGTGTCCAGACAAGAGGTCGAAGACAACACAGACCTGAAATCACAAAACCCACCAAGTCTTCATCAGATCTATACTCAG GTTCATCACCTCGTTGTGAGATATGCCGTTCTCAGTCTCAAGATGTAGATGATCGCATGCGTTGGCCAGACAATCGGGGATCATCCGATTACCAATGTACTGAACACCGGAGAGTCCATAGTATAGGCCATATGGAATTCCACCAGTCACAATCTCCAGAATTCATGAGGTCTATATCATGCTCTCCAACACGTGGTGGCAGTAGCCATACAGACAGCACAAAATCAACTTCTGTGGGAGGGTCACCGTCACATAGCCGTCTATACTCTCCGGTACTTTATTTAACAGGAGGCAACAAAGCCTCTGATGAACAGCTTCTAATCTCGCTCTCTCCAGCAGCCGAGGGGAAAGATGATGATGCATTAAAGAAAAACAGTAGTGGGGTTAGTAAAAGTGCATCGGGTACTTCTTTAGACTCTGATCTGTCAGCCGGGTGTACGTCACATGGACCGTTACCCAATGAAATCGCAGCAACTCGAAATGGGGACATTGCAAATTGCAGCAATTCAACAATGTCTGCAAGTTCCGAAACCTCTCCAGCCGGTGGACGTAAACCAGAATCTTTACCGGCAAGAATGAGGAACTTTGCT AGAAGCAATAGTTACAGTACAGGTGATGATGGTATGTCATCTGACTACGACGATCATGATGAAACAAATATG AGACTAAGTCAGAGTTGTCCACGAGGAATGATCACACAACGGTCATTGAGtgttaatgacagaaacaaagatTTGAGGAATGACCTGAAAAAGAAACTGCTACGTTCTAAGGAGCCAAATTACAGGTCACGGCAG ATGAACCAAGATGTATCCGATGTCCATGCTGTAACAGGAAGCCCAGAAATATTTAATAGGT GCAAATACCAAGTGACAATTTCCCAGAATTCCATAGCCTCTACTGTAGATGGCATGCCTCTCTACTCTGGCCCATTTTTAGGGCAGGCTAGGGTACATACTGACTATGACCCTGAGCCACAGGAGAAAGATGCTTTAGTATTAAGG AAAGGTGACATTATCCAAGTGATGAGTATGATTCAGCCAGGAATCTGGAAAGGTATGTTGAGACAAAAAGTTGGTAACTTCCGGTTTTCACATGTTGAAATGATTAGTGATGACACTCCGCGTGGCCAACGCAAGGAGAGAATTCATCGAAGAAGGAACTCACAGCGGTCGAAACCACGTAATGTTGAGGAACTGATGCAGCGCATTGGTTTAGAG CATTTAACGAGTATTTTCTTGTTGAATGGATACGACAAACTGGAAACGTTTGTTGATATCGATGAAGATGACCTCAGCGAGTTGAATATTCGTGATACAGAACAACGTGCCAAACTTTTGACTGCAGCGGAGCTCCTTGTCGATTGTAATT cCCCTGATATTCTTGATGTCCCAGCTAAATGTGACAGCAACACTCCAGCTGACACCCCCTCTAGTCTGTCACCCCCAACCTTATTTAACACTGAACCACCCCCTCCAATGCCCATTCAGCCCATGAGTAGGGACTCAGGCTTCTATGCTAGTAGTGACAATTCACTCCACAAAGGTCAGCAATCTGCTCGTCCTTCTGATGAAGATATTCATAAGAAGAAAATGTTGGGTCAGTCTGCTACTGACAACAGTATATCGGAGGCAGATGTAACAAACAAAGATGAAAGCCAGCCGCAGAAAAGCATTGCTTGTCAAACGGCTGGACAGACAGAACCCAGTACCAACTATGAAATCAGTGATCTCGAATTATCTGCCGAGGACCGAGAGGTATGTGAAATTACAGATGGATTTGCTCAGAAAGAGATCCGGGCTTCTCCAAAGAAAGCTACACCTCTCACTAGAGTCCAGCGCTGTTCAAGTGCCCAGCAGTCTGCACAGGAAAGTATTGCCAATGGATATATCTCACATTCCAGTTCTTTCTGTAACATGACAGCAGAATGCAGCCATGTCAGCCCAATGTTACATCATCTTAGTAAGAAGCATGAGCAGCATGGCCCGATCAATGTGGCTATTGTTGACTGCAAGACGCCGATACGCAGTTGTGGATCGGAGGGATCAGATGGAACGCAGAGTGACCTCTCTGACATTTCGCCCCACAGGAACTCAAAACCTGTTTCACTGAGAAAATCAGCCAGCAAACTATGTTCTGCTAAGACAAATGGAAGTTTGGTGATGATGGATAGAGTGGTATCTCCATCCTATCACATCATACTTTCAGATTCTTTGTCTTCATCCCCAATGGTTAAAAGGGATGTGAGCACACAAATGGACCCTTTCCGTAAAAAAGGCAACAGTGTTAATGAGAACCATCTGAGGACACAAAAGCTGATTTATGGAAGTAAACCACCAATGTTTCTCGAAGGAGATAACATCCCCAATCAAATATATTTCCCTGGAACTTTGGGAAGAACTATTGAAGGAAGTTATTATGGCAGCAAAGATTCCCCCAACCGTACTATTCCACGGCCACCGAAACCCCCCAGTCGATCTTTAATTCCACTAGTGAAGGCCAAGTTATCTGATGAGAAGATTGATCTTTCCTTAGAGCCTTACAGTGACAAG AATGGTTACTGTGGCATCCCGCCACTGTTGGTGCAACGCTATGCTGAGGAACTGAGACATGATGTTTGGGGAATTGCTGCTGTCATGGAGCAAGTGAGAATTTCTCAACTCCAGTCATATGGAAGGGAAGGA atgACCAGTGAATCATTGGCCAAAGCCTGCCTATCATCATGTGACCTGAAAATATCCTCATTGAGAGATTTTTTGATCTCCATTGGTCTGCCAATGTATGGTGAACATCTCATCAAGATGGGATTCTCTTCAATGGAACGCTTGTTGTCCATGACAGATAATGATGTCCAGCGGGTAGTACATGACACTCGGCATATCAAACGACTGATGCATGCATTGGAGTGGGTTCGATCACGCTTGGCATCCCCAACGAGAAAAACTAAGATTGCTTCCGTGAAAGACCAAGTATAG